The Candidatus Binatia bacterium genome contains a region encoding:
- a CDS encoding nuclear transport factor 2 family protein, translating to MMRDFALRFIEALLALDLPALTSTLADDVLWHLPPFAKRPPLQGRDAVLTFVQQAQAAYYEPGTLSLEPEMVVADSDSAAVLGTLRGRTIRGKPYENCYSFVFRIADGRVVEAWELLDTAHLLAQMR from the coding sequence ATGATGCGTGATTTCGCGCTGCGGTTCATCGAGGCGCTGCTGGCCCTGGATCTACCCGCCCTGACGTCCACGCTCGCGGACGATGTTCTCTGGCATCTCCCGCCTTTTGCGAAGCGGCCACCGTTGCAGGGCCGTGACGCGGTTTTGACTTTCGTCCAGCAGGCACAGGCTGCCTATTACGAGCCGGGGACGCTTAGTCTGGAACCCGAGATGGTGGTCGCGGACTCCGACTCGGCGGCGGTCCTGGGCACCCTCCGAGGCCGGACGATCCGTGGTAAGCCCTACGAGAACTGCTACAGCTTTGTCTTCCGCATCGCCGATGGGCGGGTCGTCGAAGCATGGGAGCTGCTCGACACGGCACATCTCCTGGCGCAGATGCGCTGA